A window from Mycolicibacterium tokaiense encodes these proteins:
- a CDS encoding phthiotriol/phenolphthiotriol dimycocerosates methyltransferase has translation MSFVGMTHRRFGKLISSYGYRIMTKRLGDDEAHFLNWGYEEDPPMGIPLEPADEIDRHSIQLYHRTAAQTDLAGKDVLEVSCGHGGAASYISRYMKTNSYTGLDLNPAGIEYCRSRHPLPGLKFVHGDAEKLPFPDASFDAVINVEAAHLYPHFPVFLAEVARVLRPGGHFLYADLRGHDQIAQWEEDMKASPLREVSRADIIANVQRGLEKNSARHTELIAKHAPKPLRKIMRDISGVQGQKLHQSVEKGELVYLVFDFVKD, from the coding sequence ATGAGCTTCGTCGGCATGACGCACCGCCGTTTCGGCAAGCTGATTTCGAGCTACGGCTACCGGATCATGACGAAACGGCTCGGCGACGACGAGGCGCACTTCCTGAACTGGGGATACGAAGAAGACCCGCCGATGGGGATTCCGCTGGAACCGGCCGACGAGATCGATCGCCACTCGATCCAGCTGTATCACCGCACCGCCGCTCAGACCGACCTCGCCGGCAAGGACGTCCTCGAGGTCAGCTGCGGGCACGGCGGCGCGGCGTCGTACATCTCCCGGTACATGAAGACCAACAGCTACACCGGTCTGGACCTGAACCCGGCGGGTATCGAGTACTGCCGGTCGCGGCACCCGCTGCCCGGCCTGAAATTCGTGCACGGTGACGCCGAGAAGCTGCCGTTTCCGGACGCGTCGTTCGACGCGGTCATCAATGTCGAGGCGGCGCACCTCTACCCGCACTTCCCGGTGTTCCTGGCCGAGGTGGCCAGGGTGCTGCGCCCCGGGGGGCACTTCCTCTACGCCGACCTGCGCGGCCACGATCAGATTGCGCAATGGGAAGAGGACATGAAGGCCTCACCCCTGCGTGAGGTGTCGCGGGCGGACATCATCGCCAATGTGCAGCGCGGGCTGGAGAAGAACTCGGCCCGGCACACCGAGCTGATCGCCAAGCACGCGCCCAAGCCGCTGCGCAAGATCATGCGCGACATCAGCGGTGTCCAGGGTCAGAAGCTGCACCAGTCGGTGGAGAAGGGCGAGCTGGTCTACCTGGTGTTCGACTTCGTCAAGGACTGA
- a CDS encoding thiolase domain-containing protein has translation MAGQRAAVLGTGQTKYVAKRLDVSMAGLVREAIDKALADSGQTMADIDAVVVGKAPDFFEGVMMPELFLTDAVGATNKPLIRVHTAGSVGGSTAVVAASLVQSGKYRRVLSMAWEKQSESNAMWALSIPVPFTKPVGAGAGGYFAPHVRAYIRRSGAPDHIGAMVAVKDRLNGAKNPLAHLHQPDITLEKVMASQMLWDPIRFDETCPSSDGAAAIVIGDEATADARVADGHPVAWVHATALRTEPLAYSGRDQVNPQAGRDAAAALWKAAGITSPIDEIDVGEVYVPFSWFEPMWLENLGFAAEGEGWKLTEAGETAIGGRIPFNPSGGVLSSNPIGASGMIRFAESAIQVMGKAGDHQVPGARKALGHAYGGGSQYYSMWVVGADKPA, from the coding sequence ATGGCAGGCCAGCGCGCAGCCGTCCTGGGGACGGGCCAGACCAAGTACGTCGCCAAACGCCTCGACGTGTCGATGGCGGGCCTGGTTCGCGAGGCCATCGACAAGGCCCTGGCCGATTCCGGCCAGACGATGGCCGACATCGACGCCGTGGTGGTCGGCAAGGCGCCCGATTTCTTCGAGGGCGTGATGATGCCCGAGCTGTTCCTCACCGACGCGGTGGGGGCGACCAACAAACCGCTGATCCGCGTGCACACCGCCGGCTCGGTGGGCGGTTCCACGGCTGTGGTGGCTGCCTCGCTGGTGCAGTCCGGCAAGTACCGCCGGGTGCTGTCGATGGCGTGGGAGAAGCAGTCGGAGTCCAATGCGATGTGGGCGCTGAGCATCCCGGTGCCGTTCACCAAGCCGGTGGGCGCCGGCGCGGGCGGCTACTTCGCTCCGCACGTGCGCGCTTACATCCGCCGCTCCGGGGCGCCCGACCACATCGGCGCGATGGTGGCGGTGAAGGACCGGCTCAACGGCGCCAAGAATCCGCTGGCCCATCTGCACCAGCCGGACATCACCCTGGAGAAGGTGATGGCCTCGCAGATGCTGTGGGACCCCATCCGCTTCGACGAGACCTGCCCGTCCAGTGACGGTGCGGCGGCCATCGTCATCGGCGACGAGGCCACCGCCGACGCCCGGGTGGCCGACGGTCACCCGGTGGCCTGGGTCCATGCCACCGCACTGCGTACCGAACCGCTGGCCTACTCGGGTCGCGACCAGGTGAACCCGCAGGCCGGCCGGGACGCCGCCGCGGCCCTGTGGAAAGCCGCGGGCATCACCAGCCCCATCGACGAGATCGATGTCGGCGAGGTCTATGTGCCGTTCTCCTGGTTCGAGCCGATGTGGTTGGAGAACCTCGGCTTTGCCGCCGAGGGCGAAGGCTGGAAGCTCACCGAAGCGGGCGAGACGGCGATCGGCGGTCGGATCCCGTTCAATCCGTCCGGTGGCGTGCTGTCGTCCAATCCGATCGGCGCCTCGGGCATGATCCGGTTCGCCGAATCCGCCATTCAGGTGATGGGCAAGGCCGGTGATCACCAGGTGCCGGGCGCCCGAAAGGCCCTGGGCCACGCCTACGGCGGCGGTTCACAGTACTACTCCATGTGGGTGGTGGGCGCGGACAAGCCGGCGTGA
- a CDS encoding sensor domain-containing protein, with translation MQIGRLVPVLVLGASLVGCTRTVDPPQALPGIPVAPIAAGQVADLMSDEVAQQDGNLFVTVEPQRCSGLAQEVDAPFVFDRNPAAHAGGHWIAPGRPDVYIEEIVGVYRANYDAPAALAAARDVINDCRDVPFTVTSMVDRSYDFTLTSTPESGSDQIVLWSFTSPDWACDNAFVAAHNAAVEITTCAETNGFDVLDQAERALQRIEALADNTL, from the coding sequence ATGCAAATCGGCCGCCTGGTTCCGGTCCTGGTGCTGGGGGCATCGCTCGTGGGCTGCACACGAACCGTGGACCCCCCACAGGCGCTGCCCGGCATCCCGGTGGCACCGATCGCCGCCGGGCAGGTGGCCGACCTGATGAGCGACGAGGTGGCGCAGCAGGACGGCAATCTCTTCGTGACGGTGGAACCGCAGCGCTGCAGTGGTCTCGCGCAGGAGGTCGACGCTCCGTTCGTGTTCGATCGCAACCCCGCCGCGCACGCCGGCGGGCACTGGATCGCACCGGGGCGCCCGGACGTCTACATCGAGGAGATCGTCGGCGTGTACCGCGCCAACTACGACGCGCCGGCCGCCCTGGCCGCCGCCCGCGACGTCATCAACGACTGCCGGGACGTGCCGTTCACGGTCACCAGCATGGTCGACAGGTCCTATGACTTCACCCTGACCTCGACACCCGAGTCGGGTTCGGACCAGATCGTGCTGTGGTCGTTCACCAGCCCGGACTGGGCGTGCGACAACGCCTTCGTCGCCGCCCACAACGCGGCCGTCGAGATCACCACATGTGCTGAAACCAACGGGTTCGACGTGCTGGACCAGGCCGAGCGGGCCCTGCAGCGGATCGAAGCCCTGGCGGACAACACTCTCTAG
- a CDS encoding nuclear transport factor 2 family protein, whose protein sequence is MARDKDAWLALFADDAVVEDPIGPSHFDPEGKGHRGKQAIAAFFDMAIAPSELEFVFERSYVCGNEEANVGHIVITAAGYRVIAEGVFTYRVNDDGKIVALRAYWELDKAAATATKV, encoded by the coding sequence ATGGCCCGGGACAAAGATGCCTGGCTGGCGCTGTTCGCCGACGATGCTGTTGTCGAGGACCCGATCGGGCCGTCGCACTTCGATCCCGAGGGCAAGGGCCACCGCGGCAAGCAGGCCATCGCGGCGTTCTTCGACATGGCGATCGCGCCCAGTGAGCTGGAGTTCGTCTTCGAGCGGTCCTACGTGTGCGGCAACGAGGAGGCCAACGTCGGCCACATCGTCATCACCGCGGCCGGCTACCGCGTGATCGCCGAGGGCGTTTTCACCTACCGCGTGAACGACGACGGCAAGATCGTTGCCCTGCGCGCGTATTGGGAGCTGGACAAAGCGGCGGCCACTGCCACCAAAGTCTGA
- a CDS encoding sulfotransferase family protein, protein MSARTDVGTVEDLHASAVKACGLDDFGSDDDNYREALAVLLESYQRDADLTELGSKMQRFFARNALVARLVSEAAFKQYPEHAQVPIERPIFVTGLPRTGTTAVHRLLAADPRHQGLELWLAEFPQPRPPRETWSQNPVFQQLDAQFTKAHEENPDYTGLHYMTADEVEECWQLLRQSLHSVSYETLAHVPTYSQWLARQDWTKSYQRHRKNLQLIGLNDPEKRWVLKNPSHLFALDALFATYPDALVVQCHRPAETIMASMCSLAEHTTAGWSTRFVGDVIGADSMETWSRGLELFNAERARRNPAQFYDLDYFALIKDPISVVEDIYSTFGIDFPEDARAAMVRTHEESKKGPRAPKHTYSLADYGLTDEQVKERFAGL, encoded by the coding sequence GTGAGTGCGAGAACCGATGTCGGCACCGTCGAGGACCTGCATGCCTCGGCGGTCAAGGCGTGCGGGCTCGATGATTTCGGCTCCGACGACGACAACTACCGCGAGGCGCTGGCGGTCCTGCTGGAGTCCTATCAACGCGACGCCGACCTGACCGAACTCGGCAGCAAGATGCAGCGCTTCTTCGCGCGCAACGCGCTGGTGGCCCGGTTGGTGTCCGAGGCGGCGTTCAAGCAGTACCCCGAGCACGCGCAGGTGCCGATCGAACGGCCCATCTTCGTCACCGGGCTGCCCCGGACCGGAACCACTGCGGTGCACCGGCTACTGGCGGCCGACCCGCGTCACCAGGGGCTGGAACTGTGGCTGGCGGAGTTTCCGCAGCCGCGGCCGCCTCGCGAAACCTGGTCGCAGAACCCGGTTTTCCAGCAGCTCGATGCGCAGTTCACCAAGGCGCACGAGGAGAATCCCGACTACACCGGCCTGCACTACATGACCGCCGACGAGGTGGAGGAATGCTGGCAGCTGCTGCGGCAGTCACTGCACTCGGTGTCGTATGAGACCCTGGCGCATGTGCCCACCTACTCGCAGTGGCTGGCGCGCCAGGACTGGACCAAGTCCTATCAACGGCATCGCAAGAACTTGCAGCTGATCGGTCTCAATGACCCCGAGAAGCGGTGGGTGCTAAAGAATCCCAGCCACCTGTTCGCCCTCGACGCGCTGTTCGCGACGTATCCCGACGCCCTGGTGGTGCAGTGCCACCGGCCGGCGGAGACCATCATGGCGTCCATGTGCTCACTGGCCGAGCACACCACCGCGGGCTGGTCCACCAGGTTTGTCGGCGACGTGATCGGCGCCGATTCCATGGAGACCTGGAGTCGCGGACTGGAGCTGTTCAATGCCGAGCGGGCGCGCCGCAACCCGGCCCAGTTCTACGACCTCGACTATTTCGCCTTGATCAAGGACCCGATCAGTGTGGTCGAGGACATCTACTCCACGTTCGGCATCGACTTCCCCGAGGACGCCAGGGCGGCGATGGTGCGCACCCACGAAGAGAGCAAGAAGGGGCCCCGCGCGCCCAAACACACGTACTCGCTGGCCGATTACGGGCTCACCGACGAGCAGGTCAAGGAACGCTTCGCAGGTCTGTGA
- a CDS encoding RecQ family ATP-dependent DNA helicase — protein sequence MATRADAQSLLEQLAGPGATLRDDQWTAIEALVVHHKQALVVQRTGWGKSAVYFIAAKLLRAAGRGATVIVSPLLALMRNQVAAAERAGVRAATINSSNVADWDDVHQQVKGGDLDVLLVSPERLNNPDFRDTVLPALAADAGLVVIDEAHCVSDWGHDFRPDYRRIRTLIAELGSDIPVLATTATANNRVVTDIADQLGVGGRETLVLRGGLDRQSLRLSVVNAGGGAQRAAWIAAQLHSLPGSGIIYTLTVAQAHDVATLLREGGHQVASYTGATEAAEREQLEADLLANRVKALVATSALGMGFDKPDLGFVVHLGAPSSPIAYYQQVGRAGRSTDSAEVILLPGREDQDVWRYFASVAFPSEAMVRNVIDALDPERPQSTPALEPLVDLGRTRLEMVLKVLDVDGAVRRVKGGWISTGEPWSYDEQRYRNLDEARRREQQAMLDYQSTADCRMSFLRGQLDDPELTPGERCGRCDNCAGATYTTQVDDAAVEDTRARLLRPGVEVAPRKQWPTGLAKIGVSLSGKISDGPEPGRTIGRLTDLGWGERLRRCLEGADAPAPEAIVRAAVDVLAAWQWDRRPVAVMGLDSDRHPLLISSVVDRLAELGRLANLGILRYAPTRRPVTAANSAYRVAALRDSWEIPDLGQLDGPVLLVDDLIDSGWTMTMGAVALRQAGAPAVLPFALAGVS from the coding sequence ATGGCAACCCGAGCTGACGCGCAGTCCCTGCTGGAACAACTGGCAGGCCCGGGCGCCACCCTGCGCGACGACCAGTGGACGGCCATCGAAGCGCTGGTGGTGCACCACAAACAGGCCTTGGTGGTCCAGCGCACCGGATGGGGAAAGTCGGCCGTGTACTTCATCGCAGCCAAGCTGCTGCGCGCCGCGGGTCGCGGCGCCACGGTCATCGTCTCGCCGCTGTTGGCGCTGATGCGCAACCAGGTCGCGGCGGCAGAGCGCGCGGGTGTACGGGCAGCCACCATCAACTCCAGCAATGTCGCAGACTGGGATGACGTGCACCAGCAGGTCAAGGGGGGCGACCTGGATGTGCTGCTGGTCAGCCCAGAGCGGTTGAACAATCCCGATTTCCGGGACACGGTGCTGCCTGCCCTGGCCGCCGACGCGGGTCTGGTGGTCATCGACGAGGCGCACTGTGTGTCGGATTGGGGGCATGACTTCAGACCCGACTACCGCCGGATCAGGACGCTGATCGCCGAGCTGGGGTCCGACATCCCGGTGCTGGCCACCACGGCCACCGCCAACAACCGCGTGGTCACCGACATCGCCGATCAGCTGGGCGTGGGCGGCCGGGAGACGCTGGTGTTGCGCGGAGGGCTGGATCGGCAATCGCTGCGGTTGTCGGTCGTCAACGCCGGCGGTGGAGCGCAACGGGCGGCATGGATTGCCGCGCAACTGCATTCACTGCCGGGCTCTGGCATCATCTACACCCTCACCGTCGCCCAGGCGCACGATGTCGCGACCCTGCTGCGCGAAGGCGGACACCAGGTGGCGTCCTACACCGGTGCCACCGAGGCTGCCGAGCGCGAGCAACTCGAGGCCGACCTGCTGGCCAACCGCGTCAAGGCGCTGGTCGCCACGTCGGCGCTGGGCATGGGGTTCGACAAGCCGGACCTGGGGTTCGTGGTGCATCTCGGGGCGCCGTCCTCGCCGATTGCCTACTACCAGCAGGTCGGCCGTGCGGGCCGTTCCACCGACAGCGCCGAGGTGATCCTGTTGCCGGGTCGCGAAGACCAGGACGTGTGGCGCTACTTCGCGTCGGTGGCGTTTCCGTCTGAGGCCATGGTGCGCAACGTCATCGATGCGCTGGATCCCGAGCGTCCGCAGTCGACGCCGGCGCTGGAGCCGCTGGTGGACCTCGGGCGCACCCGACTGGAGATGGTACTCAAGGTGCTCGACGTCGACGGGGCCGTGCGGCGGGTCAAGGGCGGCTGGATCAGCACCGGTGAACCGTGGAGTTACGACGAGCAGCGCTATCGCAACCTCGACGAGGCCCGGCGTCGGGAGCAGCAGGCGATGCTCGACTACCAGAGCACCGCGGACTGCCGAATGTCCTTTCTGCGTGGACAACTCGACGACCCTGAGCTCACTCCCGGCGAACGGTGCGGCCGCTGTGACAACTGCGCCGGAGCCACCTACACCACCCAGGTGGACGACGCCGCGGTCGAGGACACCCGGGCGCGCCTGCTGCGGCCCGGGGTGGAAGTCGCGCCGCGCAAGCAATGGCCCACCGGGTTGGCCAAGATCGGCGTGTCCTTGTCGGGGAAGATCAGCGACGGTCCTGAACCCGGCCGCACCATCGGTCGCCTGACCGACCTCGGCTGGGGTGAGCGGTTGCGCCGCTGCCTCGAGGGCGCGGATGCGCCGGCGCCCGAGGCGATCGTGCGCGCGGCGGTGGATGTGCTGGCCGCCTGGCAGTGGGACCGCAGGCCGGTCGCCGTGATGGGCCTGGACTCCGACCGCCACCCACTGCTGATTTCGTCGGTGGTGGACCGGCTGGCGGAACTCGGCAGGCTCGCCAATCTGGGCATCCTGCGTTACGCCCCGACCCGACGACCGGTGACCGCTGCGAACTCGGCGTACCGTGTTGCTGCGCTGCGGGATTCGTGGGAGATACCGGATCTGGGGCAGCTCGACGGTCCGGTGCTGTTGGTGGACGACCTCATCGACAGTGGCTGGACCATGACCATGGGCGCAGTGGCCCTCAGGCAGGCGGGCGCTCCGGCGGTGCTGCCGTTTGCGCTCGCCGGCGTCAGCTGA
- a CDS encoding IclR family transcriptional regulator has translation MTASESGRSSPPTQRVVTVLDLLAAHPQRRYGLSELSRHTGLSKPTCLGIVATLTNAGYLVRDAQDKTYRLGPMLISLGHSAQESLRVNPAAREALRALSHQYDTTAALSAVVDDRITLLEMVAPPGVRPGVQVGQSYPFAPPVGLMFVLWDPAALQAWLARPPTIPLRTDGARLDKVVAQCRASGHLVELLTPAGRRLYALMAGMSSTLPDELRALLGEMISDIGERVYLPEEDSTRGRRHDVGVISAPVFDHHGRQAMVVSLQIGRSLTDTDITRHAKGLMTTAAALSAQLGGRAPVS, from the coding sequence GTGACGGCTTCCGAGTCCGGCCGGTCGTCTCCGCCCACCCAACGGGTGGTCACGGTGCTCGACTTACTGGCCGCCCATCCCCAACGCCGCTACGGCCTGTCCGAACTCAGCCGCCACACGGGCCTGAGCAAGCCCACCTGCCTGGGCATCGTGGCCACCCTCACCAACGCGGGTTACCTCGTGCGCGACGCGCAGGACAAGACCTACCGCCTGGGTCCGATGCTCATCTCCCTGGGACACAGCGCCCAGGAGTCGCTTCGCGTCAACCCGGCTGCGCGTGAGGCACTTCGGGCTCTGTCGCATCAGTATGACACCACGGCGGCACTGTCTGCCGTGGTGGATGACCGGATCACACTGCTGGAGATGGTGGCGCCACCGGGAGTCCGCCCCGGCGTGCAGGTGGGTCAAAGTTATCCCTTCGCGCCGCCGGTGGGATTGATGTTCGTGCTGTGGGACCCCGCAGCGCTACAGGCCTGGCTGGCGCGCCCGCCCACCATTCCGCTGCGCACCGACGGTGCGCGCCTGGACAAGGTGGTCGCACAGTGTCGCGCGTCGGGCCATCTGGTCGAGTTGCTCACCCCCGCGGGTCGGCGGCTCTACGCCCTGATGGCCGGGATGTCGTCGACCCTGCCCGATGAGCTTCGGGCCCTGCTGGGCGAGATGATCTCCGACATCGGCGAGCGGGTGTACCTGCCGGAGGAGGACAGCACCCGCGGGCGGCGACACGACGTCGGCGTGATCTCGGCCCCCGTGTTCGACCATCACGGCAGACAGGCGATGGTGGTCTCGCTGCAGATCGGCCGGTCGCTCACCGACACCGATATCACCCGTCACGCCAAGGGGCTGATGACCACCGCAGCAGCCTTGAGCGCACAACTGGGCGGGCGGGCTCCGGTCAGCTGA
- a CDS encoding SDR family oxidoreductase, with translation MGLLDGKVVVISGVGPALGTTLARRCAESGADLVLAARTVERLQDVAKTVTDLGRRAVTVGTDITDDAQVDNLVSATLEAYGKVDVLINNAFRVPSMKPLANTTFEHMRDAIELTVFGALRLIQGFTPALAEAKGSVVNVNSMVVRHSQAKYGAYKMAKSALLAMSQSLATELGDQGIRVNSVLPGYIWGGTLESYFTHQAGKYGTTVEEIYKATAAASDLKRLPTEDEVASAILFMASDLSSGITGQTLDVNCGEYKA, from the coding sequence ATGGGGTTGCTCGATGGCAAGGTCGTGGTGATCAGTGGGGTGGGTCCCGCGTTGGGAACCACACTGGCGCGCCGGTGCGCCGAGAGCGGGGCCGACCTGGTGCTCGCGGCGCGGACGGTCGAACGGTTGCAGGACGTGGCAAAGACCGTCACGGATCTGGGGCGGCGGGCGGTCACCGTGGGGACCGACATCACCGACGACGCGCAGGTCGACAACCTGGTGTCCGCCACGCTGGAGGCCTACGGCAAGGTGGATGTGCTGATCAACAACGCGTTCCGGGTGCCGTCGATGAAGCCCCTGGCCAACACCACTTTCGAGCACATGCGTGATGCAATCGAACTCACCGTGTTCGGGGCCCTGCGCCTGATCCAGGGCTTCACCCCGGCCCTCGCCGAGGCCAAGGGTTCCGTGGTGAACGTCAACTCCATGGTGGTGCGGCATTCGCAGGCCAAGTACGGGGCGTACAAGATGGCCAAATCGGCGCTGCTGGCGATGTCGCAGTCCCTGGCCACCGAGCTCGGCGATCAGGGAATTCGCGTAAATTCGGTTCTGCCCGGCTATATCTGGGGTGGGACGCTGGAGAGCTACTTCACCCACCAGGCAGGCAAGTACGGCACCACCGTCGAAGAGATCTACAAAGCCACCGCAGCGGCGTCCGATCTCAAGCGGTTGCCCACCGAGGACGAGGTGGCGTCGGCGATCCTGTTCATGGCCAGCGACCTGTCCAGTGGGATCACCGGGCAGACGCTGGACGTCAACTGCGGGGAGTACAAGGCGTGA
- a CDS encoding alpha/beta fold hydrolase, whose protein sequence is MIEADKRELRLSDGAVLTYLDRGSGPVVLLVHGVCMTSAFFARNIDALAVDHRVIAVDLRSHGDSPTSSSGNTVARYARDLHELMVALDLHDVTGVGWSMGSFVWWDHLSQFGTDRLARLAVVSQGPADLTRPDWPHGIADPDQLGSFVDAMQSDFSGFFSEFLAEMFKDPLADADAALLLAEITKIEPNPGTVILADQTLRDYRGFLTGLDVPHLLIWGVDEKVVKVASADWLSEALADAELHVFDHSGHCPMWEEPDLFNELLAGWVARRTVAD, encoded by the coding sequence GTGATCGAGGCAGACAAGCGTGAACTCCGGTTGTCCGACGGTGCGGTGCTGACCTACCTGGACCGGGGCAGTGGGCCTGTGGTGCTCCTGGTGCACGGCGTGTGCATGACGAGCGCGTTCTTCGCGCGCAACATCGACGCCCTGGCCGTCGATCATCGGGTCATCGCCGTCGACCTACGCTCGCACGGGGATTCGCCGACGTCCTCCTCCGGGAACACCGTCGCCCGGTACGCCCGCGACCTCCACGAGCTCATGGTTGCCCTCGACCTCCACGATGTCACGGGTGTCGGGTGGTCCATGGGCTCCTTCGTCTGGTGGGACCACCTGAGCCAGTTCGGCACCGACCGACTCGCCCGGCTGGCGGTGGTATCACAGGGTCCCGCGGACCTGACCCGGCCCGACTGGCCACACGGCATCGCCGACCCCGATCAACTCGGCAGCTTCGTCGACGCCATGCAGTCCGACTTCTCCGGTTTCTTCTCAGAGTTCCTGGCCGAGATGTTCAAAGACCCGCTCGCCGATGCGGATGCGGCACTGCTGCTCGCCGAGATCACCAAGATCGAGCCCAACCCAGGGACCGTGATCTTGGCCGATCAGACCCTGCGGGACTACCGCGGCTTCTTGACGGGCCTCGATGTGCCCCATCTGTTGATCTGGGGCGTCGACGAGAAGGTGGTGAAGGTCGCCTCGGCGGATTGGCTGAGCGAGGCCCTGGCCGACGCCGAACTGCATGTCTTCGACCACAGCGGTCACTGCCCGATGTGGGAGGAACCCGACCTCTTCAACGAGCTGCTCGCCGGGTGGGTGGCGCGACGAACTGTAGCCGACTGA
- a CDS encoding Rieske 2Fe-2S domain-containing protein, which produces MATDTASGPAGIREIDTGALPDRFARGWHCLGPVKDYLDGKPHGVEIFGTMLVVFADSHGEVKILDGYCRHMGGNLAQGQIKGDEVACPFHDWRWGGDGKCKLVPYAKRTPRLARTRAWTTDVRGGLLFVWHDHEGNPPPDEVRIPEIPEAASDEWTEWRWNTMLIEGSNCREIIDNVTDMAHFFYIHYGLPTYFKNVFEGHVASQYLHNVGRPDVNDLGTTYGEAHLDSEASYFGPSFMINWLHNNYGGYKAESILINCHYPVSQDAFVLQWGVIVEKPKGLDEKTTDKLARVFTEGVSKGFLQDVEIWKHKTRIDNPLLVEEDGAVYQMRRWYQQFYVDVADVTPDMTDRFEIEVDTTAANEKWAVEVQENLKRQEAEKSPEEQPAR; this is translated from the coding sequence ATGGCTACCGACACCGCTTCGGGCCCGGCGGGCATTCGCGAGATCGACACCGGTGCTCTGCCGGATCGCTTCGCCCGCGGTTGGCACTGCCTGGGACCGGTGAAGGACTACCTGGACGGCAAGCCGCACGGCGTCGAGATCTTCGGGACCATGCTGGTGGTGTTCGCCGACTCCCACGGTGAGGTGAAAATTCTCGACGGGTATTGCCGCCACATGGGCGGCAACCTGGCCCAGGGCCAGATCAAGGGTGACGAGGTGGCCTGCCCGTTCCATGACTGGCGCTGGGGCGGCGACGGCAAGTGCAAGCTGGTGCCGTACGCCAAGCGCACCCCGCGACTGGCCCGCACCCGGGCCTGGACCACCGACGTCCGCGGCGGTCTGCTGTTCGTGTGGCACGACCACGAGGGCAACCCACCCCCGGACGAGGTGCGGATCCCCGAGATCCCCGAGGCTGCCAGCGACGAGTGGACCGAGTGGCGCTGGAACACGATGCTCATCGAGGGGTCCAACTGCCGCGAGATCATCGACAACGTCACCGACATGGCCCACTTCTTCTACATCCACTACGGGCTGCCGACGTACTTCAAGAACGTCTTCGAAGGTCATGTCGCCAGTCAGTATCTGCACAACGTGGGCCGTCCCGACGTCAACGACCTCGGCACCACCTACGGTGAGGCGCACCTGGATTCCGAAGCGTCGTACTTCGGTCCGTCGTTCATGATCAACTGGCTCCACAACAACTACGGCGGTTACAAGGCCGAGTCCATCCTGATCAACTGCCACTACCCGGTGAGCCAGGACGCGTTCGTGCTGCAGTGGGGTGTCATCGTCGAAAAGCCCAAGGGCCTGGATGAGAAGACCACCGACAAGCTGGCCCGGGTGTTCACCGAAGGAGTGAGCAAGGGCTTTTTGCAGGACGTCGAGATCTGGAAGCACAAGACGCGCATCGACAACCCGCTGCTGGTCGAGGAAGACGGCGCCGTCTACCAGATGCGCCGGTGGTACCAGCAGTTCTACGTCGACGTCGCCGATGTCACGCCCGACATGACCGACCGGTTCGAGATCGAGGTCGACACGACTGCGGCCAACGAGAAGTGGGCCGTTGAAGTTCAGGAGAACCTCAAGCGGCAGGAAGCAGAGAAGTCTCCCGAGGAGCAGCCGGCGCGATGA